A genomic window from Megalobrama amblycephala isolate DHTTF-2021 linkage group LG2, ASM1881202v1, whole genome shotgun sequence includes:
- the LOC125256623 gene encoding protein FAM166B-like isoform X2, translating into MEQFPPKFSKVLVTPDPQYIPGYAGYCPQLKYHVGQTYGQLTAKLLSSPEVSHSQRLVLHTGCLPSIEKDTETHDEIWRSWNGSSSNLETMIPGYTGFVPLRQNYFCKTYAETCRDALSEFKQEQKKRLRIASADLSFAVSNSFPDFKPRRPNSPLIAISKDPAPYKAPDPWKPQVSPYLIEDSSPHKFYWLCPQSPVPLWYWISHHHPQGTDPVWQGNEGRSDLPQPARGIVHQLAADTHNLPL; encoded by the exons ATGGAGCAGTTTCCTCCAAAATTTAGTAAAGTGCTGGTGACACCTGACCCGCAATACATCCCAGG GTATGCAGGCTACTGTCCTCAGCTGAAGTATCATGTGGGCCAGACTTATGGTCAGTTAACAGCAAAGCTCCTGTCTTCCCCGGAGGTATCTCACTCACAGAGACTTGTGCTCCATACTGGATGCCTCCCATCCATAGAGAAGGACACAGAGACCCATGATGAGATCTGGAGGAGCTGGAATGGAAGCAGCAGCAACCTGGAGACAATGATACCGGGATACACAG GTTTTGTTCCATTGCGCCAAAATTACTTCTGCAAAACATATGCAGAAACCTGTCGAGATGCACTATCGGAGTTCAAACAGGAACAAAAGAAGAGACTTCGTATAGCTTCTGCTGACCTGTCTTTTGCTGTCAGCAACAGCTTTCCAGATTTCAAA CCCAGAAGACCGAACAGCCCTCTGATTGCAATATCTAAAGATCCTGCCCCCTACAAGGCCCCAGACCCCTGGAAGCCACAAGTCTCCCCGTACCTCATAGAGGATAGCAGCCCACATAA GTTTTACTGGCTATGTCCCCAAAGCCCGGTTCCTCTTTGGTACTGGATATCCCATCATCACCCACAAGGCACTGATCCAGTTTGGCAAGGAAATGAAGGCAGGTCAGACCTCCCTCAACCTGCAAGAGGAATTGTCCACCAGCTTGCCGCTGATACCCACAATCTACCCCTCTAA
- the LOC125256623 gene encoding protein FAM166B-like isoform X1 codes for MEQFPPKFSKVLVTPDPQYIPGYAGYCPQLKYHVGQTYGQLTAKLLSSPEVSHSQRLVLHTGCLPSIEKDTETHDEIWRSWNGSSSNLETMIPGYTGFVPLRQNYFCKTYAETCRDALSEFKQEQKKRLRIASADLSFAVSNSFPDFKPRRPNSPLIAISKDPAPYKAPDPWKPQVSPYLIEDSSPHKYFISGFTGYVPKARFLFGTGYPIITHKALIQFGKEMKAGQTSLNLQEELSTSLPLIPTIYPSKTGLLPSYTGHIPGYRFQYGHTFGQLTHNALSHTGTQRKNTGGNRLS; via the exons ATGGAGCAGTTTCCTCCAAAATTTAGTAAAGTGCTGGTGACACCTGACCCGCAATACATCCCAGG GTATGCAGGCTACTGTCCTCAGCTGAAGTATCATGTGGGCCAGACTTATGGTCAGTTAACAGCAAAGCTCCTGTCTTCCCCGGAGGTATCTCACTCACAGAGACTTGTGCTCCATACTGGATGCCTCCCATCCATAGAGAAGGACACAGAGACCCATGATGAGATCTGGAGGAGCTGGAATGGAAGCAGCAGCAACCTGGAGACAATGATACCGGGATACACAG GTTTTGTTCCATTGCGCCAAAATTACTTCTGCAAAACATATGCAGAAACCTGTCGAGATGCACTATCGGAGTTCAAACAGGAACAAAAGAAGAGACTTCGTATAGCTTCTGCTGACCTGTCTTTTGCTGTCAGCAACAGCTTTCCAGATTTCAAA CCCAGAAGACCGAACAGCCCTCTGATTGCAATATCTAAAGATCCTGCCCCCTACAAGGCCCCAGACCCCTGGAAGCCACAAGTCTCCCCGTACCTCATAGAGGATAGCAGCCCACATAAGTATTTCATCTCAG GTTTTACTGGCTATGTCCCCAAAGCCCGGTTCCTCTTTGGTACTGGATATCCCATCATCACCCACAAGGCACTGATCCAGTTTGGCAAGGAAATGAAGGCAGGTCAGACCTCCCTCAACCTGCAAGAGGAATTGTCCACCAGCTTGCCGCTGATACCCACAATCTACCCCTCTAAAACAGGTCTCCTGCCCTCCTACACGGGCCACATACCAG GGTACAGATTTCAATATGGCCATACATTTGGGCAGCTCACCCATAATGCTCTGAGTCACACTGGTACACAGAGGAAGAACACAGGGGGAAACAGACTGAGCTGA
- the LOC125256635 gene encoding AP-4 complex accessory subunit RUSC2-like has translation MRERQHSDSFSMTDRPPEEFCLSPEAPSDILSIDLLHKRSMLKAVSLAVDIITAHFNSRQDPGEKIRLGNSSLCTTISHLVLKQLYPTIQNILQDGLKAYKFKL, from the exons ATGAGGGAACGTCAACACAGTGACTCATTCTCCATGACTGACAGACCCCCTGAGGAGTTCTGCCTTTCCCCAGAAGCCCCTTCAGATATTCTTTCAATTGATCTTCTGCACAAGAGAA gtATGTTGAAAGCTGTGAGTTTAGCAGTGGATATAATAACAGCTCATTTCAACTCAAGACAAGACCCAGGGGAAAAG atCAGACTGGGAAACAGTTCACTGTGCACCACAATCAGCCACCTTGTCCTTAAACAGCTCTACCCCACAATCCAGAACATTCTTCAAGATGGTTTGAAAgcatataaatttaaattataa